A portion of the Toxotes jaculatrix isolate fToxJac2 chromosome 16, fToxJac2.pri, whole genome shotgun sequence genome contains these proteins:
- the LOC121195179 gene encoding polypyrimidine tract-binding protein 3-like, producing MSTSNLSTVDGTDRLCVSERAQCVPSRVLHLRQLPADISEQEVLSLALPFGRVSKLITLKTKHQAFLEMASEEAAVTMVNYYTSATPTVRNQPIFIQYSTHRELKTDNQRAQASLQAISAAAVHSGSMMSAGEGRGLAPGQSPVLRIIVENLFYPVTLEVLQQIFSKFGSVLKIITFTRNNQFQALLQFSDAVHAQHAKASLDGQNIYNGCCTLRIDFSKLSALNVKYNNDKSRDFTRADLPTGELEPAAAFGVALPPYGAAAFPPTFHQHTGLSMAAVPGSLVSPPRVSLQVVPPAVHSVLLVSNLNPESVSPHCLFILFGVYGDVQRVKILFNKKENALVQMSDATQAQLAMSHLNGQRLHGNVIRVTLSKHPVVQLPRGGAGQEEQALTRDFSGSALHRFKKPGSKNFNNIFPPSATLHLSNIPSSVSEEVLKDLFSSSGFTVKGFKFFQKDRKMALMQLASVEEAIEALIALHDHQLDHNQHLRVSFSKSTI from the exons ATGAGCACCTCCAACCTGTCCACAG TGGATGGCACTGATaggctgtgtgtttctgagcgCGCTCAGTGCGTCCCATCACGGGTCCTTCACCTGCGTCAGCTTCCTGCTGACATCTCTGAACAGGAAGTGCTCTCTCTGGCTCTACCCTTCGGCCGAGTTAGTAAACTGATCACGCTGAAAACCAAACACCAG GCGTTTTTAGAGATGGCATCAGAGGAAGCAGCTGTCACCATGGTGAACTACTACACCTCAGCCACGCCCACTGTCAGGAACCAGCCAATCTTCATTCAGTACTCCACCCACCGCGAGCTCAAGACAGACAATCAG AGAGCTCAGGCTTCACTGCAGGCCATCAGCGCAGCAgcagtgcattctgggagcATGATGTCGGCAGGGGAAGGGCGGGGTTTGGCCCCGGGTCAGAGTCCCGTCCTGAGGATCATCGTAGAGAATTTATTTTACCCGGTGACGCTGGAGGTGCTGCAGCAG atctTCAGTAAGTTCGGCTCAGTGCTGAAGATCATCACATTCACCAGAAACAATCAGTTTCAGGCTCTGCTGCAGTTCAGTGACGCCGTGCACGCTCAGCACGCCAAGGCC TCTCTGGACGGTCAGAACATTTATAATGGCTGCTGCACACTGAGGATCGACTTCTCCAAACTGAGCGCGCTCAACGTCAAATACAACAACGACAAGAGTCGAGACTTCACCAGAGCCGACCTACCGACGGGAGAGCTGGAGCCTGCCGCCGCGTTTG gtgtaGCTCTCCCTCCATACGGGGCAGCAGCTTTCCCGCCCACCTTCCACCAGCACACAG GTCTGTCCATGGCGGCCGTCCCCGGCTCGTTGGTGTCCCCCCCTCGTGTCTCGCTCCAGGTGGTGCCCCCTGCCGTCCACTCAGTGCTGCTGGTGTCCAACCTGAatccagag agcGTGTCTCCTCACTGCCTCTTCATCCTGTTTG GTGTTTATGGCGACGTTCAGAGAGTGAAAATCCTCTTcaataagaaagaaaatgctcTCGTTCAGATGAGCGACGCCACTCAGGCTCAGCTCG CAATGAGTCACCTGAACGGCCAGCGTCTCCATGGTAACGTGATTCGAGTGACATTGTCCAAACACCCAGTGGTGCAGCTGCCTCGTGGGGGGGCGGGGCAAGAGGAGCAGGCGCTGACTCGGGACTTCTCAGGCTCTGCCCTCCACCGCTTCAAAAAACCTGGATCCAAAAACTTTAACAACATTTTCCCTCCGTCGGCGACGCTGCACCTCTCCAACATCCC CTCCTCGGTCAGTGAGGAGGTGTTGAAGGATTTATTTTCCTCCAGTGGATTCACCGTCAAAGGCTTCAAGTTTTTCCA GAAGGATAGGAAGATGGCTCTGATGCAGTTGGCGTCAGTGGAGGAGGCCATCGAGGCTCTGATCGCACTGCACGACCACCAGCTGGACCACAACCAGCACCTCCGAGTCTCCTTCTCCAAGTCCAccatctga